A portion of the Lolium rigidum isolate FL_2022 chromosome 1, APGP_CSIRO_Lrig_0.1, whole genome shotgun sequence genome contains these proteins:
- the LOC124667563 gene encoding ent-kaurenoic acid oxidase 1-like, with amino-acid sequence MSWLWWAMVAALAAVVLDFGARTAHAWYWTASLGGERRRRLPPGDMGWPLVGGMWAFLRAFKSGKPDAFIDSFVRRFGRTGLYRAFMFSCPTIMVVTADACKQVLMDDEAFVTGWPKATVMLIGPKSFVNMPYDEHRRLRKLTAAPINGFEALTSYLGFIDHTVVSTLRSWSSENKEIEFLTEMRRMTFRIIMQIFMSGADERTMAYLEKSYTELNYGMRAMAINVPGFAYHKALKARKKLVTVLQRVLNERRAKGKGGRKVVDMMDRLIAVEDESGRRLEDDEIIDILLMYLNAGHESSGHITMWATVFMQENPDILAKAKAEQEEIMRNIPPTQKGLNLRDFRKMEYLSHVIDETLRFVNISFVSFRRATRDVFINGYLIPKGWKAQLWYRTVHMDPQVYPDPKKFDPSRWEGPPPRAGTFLPFGLGARLCPGNDLAKLEISVFLHHFLLGYKLTRVNPDCKVRYLPHPRPVDNCLAKITKVSSSNGY; translated from the exons ATGTCGTGGCTGTGGtgggcgatggtggcggcgctggcCGCGGTGGTGCTCGACTTCGGCGCGCGGACGGCCCACGCGTGGTACTGGACGGCGTCGCTGGGCGGCGAGAGGCGCCGCCGGCTCCCGCCGGGGGACATGGGGTGGCCGCTCGTCGGCGGCATGTGGGCCTTCCTCCGCGCCTTCAAGTCCGGCAAGCCGGACGCCTTCATCGACTCCTTCGTCCGACG GTTCGGTAGGACAGGGCTGTACAGGGCGTTCATGTTCAGCTGCCCGACGATCATGGTAGTGACAGCGGACGCGTGCAAGCAGGTGCTTATGGACGATGAGGCCTTCGTAACCGGCTGGCCTAAGGCCACCGTCATGCTCATCGGTCCCAAGTCGTTCGTCAACATGCCGTACGACGAGCACCGCCGCCTTCGCAAGCTCACGGCGGCGCCCATCAACGGCTTCGAGGCCCTCACGTCCTACTTGGGCTTCATTGACCACACCGTCGTCTCCACGCTCCGGTCCTGGTCCTCAGAGAATAAGGAGATTGAGTTCCTGACGGAGATGCGGCGGATGACGTTCCGGATCATCATGCAAATCTTCATGAGCGGCGCCGACGAGCGTACCATGGCCTATCTGGAGAAGAGCTACACGGAGCTCAATTACGGCATGCGCGCCATGGCCATCAATGTACCCGGGTTCGCCTACCACAAGGCGCTCAAAGCACGGAAGAAGCTGGTGACTGTGCTGCAGCGTGTTCTGAACGAGCGGCGGGCAAAGGGGAAGGGGGGCAGGAAGGTGGTGGACATGATGGACAGGCTGATCGCTGTGGAAGACGAGAGCGGGAGGCGGCTGGAGGACGACGAGATCATCGACATCCTCCTCATGTACCTCAACGCCGGTCATGAGTCCTCCGGCCACATTACCATGTGGGCCACCGTGTTCATGCAGGAGAACCCCGACATCCTCGCCAAGGCCAAG GCAGAGCAGGAGGAGATCATGAGGAACATACCGCCGACACAGAAGGGGCTCAACCTCAGGGATTTCAGGAAGATGGAGTACCTCTCACAT GTGATCGACGAGACACTGAGGTTTGTCAACATCTCCTTCGTGTCATTCCGTCGGGCGACTCGAGATGTCTTCATCAATG GTTATCTGATACCCAAGGGGTGGAAGGCTCAGCTGTGGTACAGGACTGTGCACATGGACCCTCAGGTGTACCCTGACCCCAAGAAGTTCGACCCTTCAAGATGGGAG GGCCCGCCACCAAGAGCTGGGACGTTCCTTCCGTTTGGCCTCGGCGCGAGGCTGTGCCCCGGGAACGATCTTGCCAAGCTGGAGATCTCTGTCTTCCTCCACCATTTCCTCCTTGGCTACAA GCTGACAAGGGTAAATCCAGACTGCAAGGTGAGGTACCTGCCTCACCCCCGGCCGGTGGACAACTGCCTGGCCAAGATCACAAAAGTATCCTCCTCCAATGGATACTGA